The Streptomyces sp. NBC_00440 genome contains a region encoding:
- a CDS encoding right-handed parallel beta-helix repeat-containing protein, with the protein MRLRPAHTPLTTASLTAFAVTRLAVTGLAVTGLAVTGLAVPGLAVTGLATPAQAAPHPGATFHVDCAAAPAPAAPATNDGSARHPWTTLAQANAHTYGPGDRLLFKRGATCTGSLTPKGAGSSHAPFTIADYGPGNGRAVIDGAGAHDAVLLSNTQYVHLSRLEITNAAEPGSERNAVRLRLTDYGTAHGFEIDHLYIHDVRGGDAKTLTGSSAIHIDVEGTAKASSYDGLDIHHNRIENVDREGIYFKSTFSKRDLVGQQQDPNVYPGAWTPSTGVRVHDNTLKSIGGDGMKLDTTSGAVVERNRVDGFQLRSPSANAGIWTFNTDDTLIQHNEVSGGGNSHDGMSFDADGASSHTVFQYNYSHDNKGGFLLVCPYSGAKTIDTVARYNVSHNDGTRLLQNCAGPILNTQIYNNSFSNKETIPGYLVQDDNSSPATTQHEQHIRNNIFVSGGTGGYGFSNPTAGLALDHNAFYGIDMSRPNPGGITSDPLLRDDFRLSEGSPAIGAGTAIPDNGGKDYFGNKLKPGAPNIGAYAGPGTAR; encoded by the coding sequence ATGAGACTTCGCCCTGCGCACACCCCTCTGACCACCGCGTCCCTCACCGCATTCGCAGTGACCAGACTGGCTGTGACGGGGCTGGCTGTGACGGGGCTGGCAGTGACCGGGCTGGCTGTGCCCGGGTTGGCAGTGACTGGACTGGCCACCCCCGCGCAGGCGGCTCCCCACCCCGGAGCCACCTTCCACGTCGACTGCGCGGCCGCCCCAGCCCCCGCAGCCCCCGCCACGAACGACGGCTCGGCGCGCCACCCCTGGACCACCCTCGCCCAGGCCAACGCCCACACCTACGGCCCCGGTGACCGTCTCCTCTTCAAACGAGGCGCGACGTGCACAGGTTCCCTCACCCCGAAGGGAGCCGGATCGTCCCACGCCCCCTTCACCATCGCCGACTACGGTCCGGGCAACGGCCGCGCCGTGATCGATGGTGCGGGCGCCCACGACGCCGTACTGCTCTCCAACACCCAGTACGTCCACCTGTCCCGACTGGAGATCACCAACGCCGCGGAGCCAGGCAGCGAGCGCAACGCCGTCCGGCTCCGCCTCACCGACTACGGCACTGCCCACGGCTTCGAGATCGACCACCTCTACATCCACGACGTACGGGGCGGCGACGCCAAGACCCTCACCGGTTCCAGCGCCATCCACATCGACGTCGAGGGCACGGCGAAGGCCAGCAGCTACGACGGCCTGGACATCCACCACAACCGCATCGAGAACGTCGACCGCGAGGGCATCTACTTCAAGTCGACGTTCTCCAAGCGCGATCTGGTCGGCCAGCAACAGGACCCCAACGTCTATCCCGGCGCCTGGACCCCGTCCACCGGCGTACGCGTCCACGACAACACCCTGAAGTCCATCGGCGGCGACGGGATGAAGCTGGACACCACCAGCGGCGCGGTCGTGGAACGCAACCGGGTCGACGGATTCCAGCTGCGTTCGCCCTCCGCCAACGCCGGCATCTGGACGTTCAACACCGATGACACCCTGATCCAGCACAACGAGGTCTCGGGCGGCGGGAACAGTCACGACGGCATGTCCTTCGACGCGGACGGCGCCTCCAGCCACACGGTCTTCCAGTACAACTACAGCCACGACAACAAAGGCGGCTTCCTGCTGGTCTGCCCGTACAGCGGGGCGAAGACGATCGACACGGTCGCCCGGTACAACGTCAGCCACAACGACGGCACCCGGCTGCTCCAGAACTGCGCGGGCCCCATCCTGAACACCCAGATCTACAACAACTCCTTCTCCAACAAGGAGACGATCCCCGGGTATCTGGTCCAGGACGACAACAGCAGCCCTGCCACCACCCAGCACGAGCAACACATCCGCAACAACATCTTCGTGAGCGGAGGGACCGGCGGCTACGGCTTCTCCAACCCGACGGCCGGCCTGGCGCTCGACCACAACGCGTTCTACGGGATCGACATGTCCCGCCCCAACCCCGGAGGCATCACTTCCGACCCGCTGCTGCGTGACGACTTCCGGCTGTCCGAGGGCTCACCTGCCATCGGCGCGGGAACGGCCATCCCCGACAACGGCGGCAAGGACTACTTCGGCAACAAGCTGAAGCCGGGCGCTCCCAACATCGGCGCCTACGCAGGGCCGGGC